From the genome of Scytonema hofmannii PCC 7110, one region includes:
- a CDS encoding TrbI/VirB10 family protein: MTRYQTPSQSFSSSDTPLNSGDFQPEDSSDLESRMARLVGLEEESPSSEEGSVSIKQPSVPEPQEPQELQTKQPLSSNPFAKLGVVGAATLAMVVVAGTFLTQLMSGTNNKPSSQNRSLVTQAPPQPKPESRIEQLERENEALKSKLALTEQAAAVKAAQQQLRNLKPETSRIALRPNPQLESRDSSRDKPRVIVQRIPAPPVVRTIYRDRIVTVDRPVRAPQAIARTPNPLPIELPPVPPPLGSSVEFTPPPDPLQEWARLAKLGSYGQVSTPDNQNTSNATIASRPNEIEAPQPLVTPRPPVRITPPENSTDSLVAQRRTKATKSTVVGTSAKATLVKGLYGTVSRGRESNNNNNNQIFVVRLREALKAEDGSVVIPANAELHTKVRSISEGGLLDIDVDKVIWEEKNGDRIEKTVPQDALTISGAGGKPPVATQYTGGGPSIGRDVMLFALGGAQKAAELPNRPRQKLVPVPIVGVNGENNGSTLVSQTDYNENIAAGILEGGTRSLIPELTRRTQQAQSQKAQRNNIWWIPAGTKVEVRVDRATQF, encoded by the coding sequence ATGACTAGATACCAAACGCCCTCTCAATCTTTCAGTAGTTCAGATACCCCTTTGAATTCGGGGGATTTCCAACCCGAAGACTCTTCGGATTTGGAATCACGGATGGCAAGATTAGTTGGCTTGGAAGAAGAATCTCCTTCTTCTGAAGAGGGTTCAGTTTCCATAAAACAACCATCAGTTCCTGAACCACAAGAACCACAAGAACTTCAAACGAAGCAACCCCTATCCTCCAATCCCTTTGCCAAACTAGGCGTAGTGGGGGCTGCAACTTTGGCTATGGTTGTAGTTGCTGGCACGTTTTTGACACAGTTAATGAGCGGTACCAACAATAAGCCCAGCAGTCAAAATCGCAGTTTGGTAACGCAAGCGCCACCACAGCCCAAACCAGAATCACGCATAGAGCAGCTAGAAAGAGAAAATGAAGCACTAAAATCGAAACTTGCTCTCACTGAACAAGCAGCAGCAGTCAAAGCAGCACAACAACAACTCAGAAACTTAAAACCAGAAACATCTCGAATTGCGCTCAGACCAAATCCACAGTTGGAATCGAGAGATTCTTCCAGAGACAAACCAAGGGTGATAGTACAAAGAATACCAGCACCCCCCGTCGTGCGAACTATTTACCGAGATAGAATTGTAACAGTCGATCGCCCCGTTCGAGCGCCTCAAGCTATAGCAAGAACACCTAACCCTCTACCCATCGAACTACCACCAGTTCCGCCCCCACTTGGGTCATCTGTAGAATTTACTCCACCACCAGATCCCCTTCAGGAGTGGGCAAGATTAGCAAAACTGGGTAGCTACGGTCAAGTCTCTACCCCTGATAATCAAAATACTAGTAATGCAACAATCGCTAGCAGACCTAATGAAATAGAAGCACCGCAACCTCTAGTCACTCCCAGACCGCCTGTGAGAATAACGCCTCCAGAAAATTCTACAGATAGCCTAGTAGCACAGAGGAGAACTAAAGCAACCAAATCAACAGTGGTCGGAACTAGCGCCAAGGCTACTTTGGTAAAGGGTCTATATGGAACAGTCAGTAGAGGTCGTGAGAGCAATAATAATAATAATAATCAAATATTTGTGGTGCGGTTAAGGGAAGCATTAAAAGCTGAAGATGGTTCTGTTGTCATACCAGCAAACGCAGAACTACATACTAAAGTTCGTTCTATTTCTGAAGGAGGTTTGCTGGATATTGATGTAGATAAAGTTATTTGGGAAGAAAAAAATGGCGATCGCATAGAAAAGACCGTACCGCAAGATGCATTGACAATTAGTGGTGCAGGTGGTAAGCCCCCAGTTGCAACCCAGTATACCGGTGGAGGGCCATCCATCGGACGTGATGTCATGTTATTCGCCTTGGGGGGTGCTCAAAAAGCAGCAGAGTTACCCAACCGTCCTCGGCAAAAATTGGTTCCTGTCCCAATTGTAGGAGTCAACGGGGAGAATAATGGTTCTACTTTGGTTTCCCAAACCGACTATAACGAAAACATTGCAGCCGGAATTTTAGAAGGCGGTACAAGATCTCTCATTCCCGAATTAACCCGACGCACTCAACAAGCACAATCCCAAAAAGCGCAGAGAAATAATATTTGGTGGATACCAGCAGGAACAAAAGTGGAAGTTAGAGTTGATCGAGCAACGCAATTTTAA
- a CDS encoding acyltransferase family protein, giving the protein MQIFKSNNFTEQRLRLQYLDGLRGLASLYVVLVHIDPFTGEQLPEWLSLFTKLLRYGAFSVVVFIVLSGYVLMLPVVRSQTGFVSGGLLNYIQRRSRRILPPYYTALVLSLLLAVAVVAIEKFTNFRWTEIPEAPFSPYFAWVDVVTHLLLIHNFSSDTYHSINSPMWSVATEWQLYFLFPLLLLPIWRRFGITVVVIAAFLIGLAPLYLFNRFIETACPWFLGIFALGMLAADVGFSQNPKLINLKKSIPWGMLAVILTLIAFVTEWRRLGLEFWVGQSFLGAASACLFICFTQLVVEEKKSPLLLRLFEHPWAIALGAFSYSLYLTHGPVLMLVRQVLLSWQMSPTMFGVTYYILSTVMSLLFAYLFYLFVERPFMSHFLKKRKVKDAVSS; this is encoded by the coding sequence GTGCAAATATTCAAATCTAATAACTTTACTGAACAAAGGCTGCGTCTTCAATACTTGGATGGCTTACGCGGACTCGCATCTCTATATGTAGTACTAGTCCACATTGACCCATTTACAGGAGAGCAATTGCCGGAATGGTTATCACTTTTTACTAAACTGTTGAGATATGGTGCATTTAGTGTAGTGGTTTTTATTGTGCTTTCTGGCTATGTTTTGATGTTGCCAGTTGTCCGTTCGCAAACCGGATTTGTTTCAGGTGGTTTGTTAAATTATATTCAACGGCGATCGCGTCGAATCTTACCTCCTTACTATACTGCCCTTGTATTGAGTTTGTTACTAGCAGTTGCTGTAGTTGCTATAGAAAAATTTACTAATTTCCGCTGGACAGAAATACCAGAAGCACCCTTTTCTCCCTACTTTGCCTGGGTTGATGTTGTTACTCACCTACTATTAATTCACAACTTTAGCTCCGATACGTACCACTCTATTAATTCTCCTATGTGGAGTGTGGCAACAGAATGGCAACTATACTTTTTGTTTCCACTTTTGTTGCTACCCATATGGAGACGTTTTGGCATAACAGTAGTAGTCATTGCAGCTTTTTTAATCGGTTTAGCACCTCTATATCTCTTTAATAGATTTATAGAAACAGCCTGTCCTTGGTTTCTTGGCATATTTGCTTTAGGGATGCTAGCAGCAGATGTTGGATTTTCTCAAAATCCAAAGTTAATCAACCTCAAAAAATCCATACCTTGGGGTATGCTGGCAGTTATTCTCACTCTGATTGCTTTTGTTACCGAATGGAGACGCTTGGGATTGGAATTCTGGGTTGGGCAAAGTTTTCTGGGTGCTGCCTCTGCCTGTCTATTTATTTGTTTTACACAACTGGTGGTAGAAGAGAAAAAGTCACCTCTTTTGTTAAGGCTATTTGAACATCCTTGGGCAATTGCACTTGGAGCTTTTTCATACAGTCTATACCTTACCCACGGTCCGGTGTTAATGCTAGTACGTCAAGTGCTTTTGAGTTGGCAAATGTCCCCGACAATGTTTGGTGTAACGTACTACATATTAAGTACAGTCATGTCGCTCTTGTTTGCCTATTTGTTTTACTTATTTGTTGAGCGACCTTTCATGTCCCATTTTTTGAAAAAGCGCAAGGTAAAAGATGCTGTGAGTAGTTGA
- a CDS encoding phosphotransferase enzyme family protein → MKPFAELSYSGQVKRLLRLAQSALLNYNIDKSRLVCLAHGENTTFKVELGSDKLSETLEKTDFWYVLRIYRPGKHDFASIHSELLWLLSLQNKTDLAVAQPVSASDGSLFVMAEAVGVPEARYCTLFRWLPGRFLDAGLSPKAIMLMGIFLAQLHQYSQQFIVPKGFVRPQIDEERLFGTFPTSLPIESTLLVSQSNQAVLEASAKKIRSSMQYLRQHREFFGLIHGDLHYGNCKFYKGKIQVFDFDDCGWSYYLYDLAVTLYYFRNRSEYPVWRTVLLESYQEICSLPKQNESCLDALIAARRLHLLRHLLQRQDNPKLRALTPKFIDSSVEELNKFLNQ, encoded by the coding sequence ATGAAGCCTTTTGCTGAACTTAGCTATAGTGGTCAAGTGAAGCGGCTCTTGCGGTTAGCACAGTCTGCTTTGCTCAACTACAACATAGATAAAAGCCGCTTAGTATGTCTGGCACATGGCGAGAACACTACATTTAAAGTTGAGTTAGGGTCTGATAAATTAAGTGAAACATTGGAAAAAACAGACTTTTGGTATGTGCTTCGGATTTATCGACCAGGTAAACACGATTTTGCTTCAATTCATTCGGAATTACTCTGGTTATTGTCGCTACAAAATAAAACTGATTTAGCAGTTGCACAACCTGTATCGGCGAGTGATGGTTCGCTTTTTGTGATGGCAGAAGCGGTGGGAGTTCCAGAAGCACGATATTGCACTCTTTTTCGTTGGCTTCCCGGTCGATTTTTAGATGCTGGACTGAGTCCAAAAGCAATTATGCTGATGGGCATATTTTTGGCACAGTTGCATCAATATAGCCAGCAGTTTATTGTTCCAAAAGGCTTTGTGCGACCCCAAATAGATGAGGAAAGATTGTTCGGAACATTTCCTACAAGTTTGCCAATTGAAAGCACATTGCTAGTATCACAGAGCAATCAAGCTGTGCTGGAAGCATCTGCTAAAAAAATTCGCTCTTCCATGCAATATCTCAGACAGCACAGAGAGTTCTTTGGTCTTATACATGGTGACTTACATTACGGAAACTGTAAGTTTTATAAAGGCAAGATACAGGTATTTGATTTTGATGATTGTGGTTGGAGTTATTATCTCTATGATTTGGCTGTGACACTTTATTACTTCCGTAACCGATCTGAGTACCCAGTTTGGCGAACAGTTTTACTTGAAAGTTATCAAGAAATCTGCTCGCTTCCCAAGCAAAATGAATCTTGCTTAGATGCATTGATTGCTGCACGACGCTTACATTTATTGCGTCACCTCCTTCAACGTCAAGACAATCCAAAATTAAGAGCGCTTACACCTAAATTTATAGATTCCTCTGTGGAAGAGTTGAATAAATTCTTAAATCAATGA
- a CDS encoding XRE family transcriptional regulator, translating into MTKGKILQSIWDNLPDERKQRIQDRAEELETEYLTLQELRKAAGLTQAEISRSLRMPQSNVSRLERESDMLLSTLRNYIDAIGGNLTIVVELPNKPPVRLNTLSDLVSQDVDE; encoded by the coding sequence ATGACCAAAGGGAAAATTTTGCAAAGTATATGGGATAATTTGCCAGACGAGCGCAAGCAACGGATACAGGATCGGGCTGAAGAATTAGAAACTGAATATCTCACTTTGCAGGAACTGCGAAAAGCCGCAGGGCTAACGCAGGCGGAAATTTCACGAAGCTTGCGAATGCCGCAATCTAACGTGTCACGCCTGGAAAGAGAGTCTGATATGTTGCTGTCTACTTTGAGGAACTACATTGATGCTATAGGCGGTAATTTAACTATTGTGGTTGAGCTTCCGAATAAGCCACCTGTTCGCCTGAATACGTTAAGTGACCTTGTAAGCCAGGACGTGGATGAGTAA
- a CDS encoding type II toxin-antitoxin system RelE/ParE family toxin, whose product MCWNVEFYPLFAQEFLEFSEAVQDALLAEVVMLEKYGPQLNRPHVDTLNGSKHTNMKELRFKADNGVWRTAFAFDPKRQAILLVAGEKSGVSEKRFYKQLIKKADERFDNHLTQLKEDNQ is encoded by the coding sequence ATGTGTTGGAACGTTGAATTTTATCCTCTATTTGCACAAGAGTTCTTGGAATTTTCCGAGGCGGTGCAGGATGCTTTATTAGCAGAAGTGGTGATGCTGGAAAAGTACGGCCCGCAGCTAAACAGACCTCATGTGGACACACTCAATGGTTCTAAGCATACAAACATGAAAGAGCTAAGGTTTAAAGCGGACAACGGTGTGTGGCGAACTGCGTTTGCCTTCGATCCGAAACGACAAGCAATTCTACTTGTCGCAGGCGAAAAATCTGGGGTGAGTGAGAAACGGTTTTACAAGCAGCTTATCAAAAAGGCCGATGAACGCTTCGACAATCATTTGACCCAGTTAAAGGAGGACAACCAATGA
- the lnt gene encoding apolipoprotein N-acyltransferase, producing the protein MGLTVAPFGAWFLAWVALAPLWVLVVNSAQRNNPSPPSSLSSSLPLSLPLAWGIGYHGIALSWITGIHPMTWMGVPWLASLAIALFCWTFITLWGAALVATWATCFSLILDFRLPILDWFKVTFKRENKAPIDRSKIQNPKSKIQNGFVRVLIGTAIWCGLEALWSAGPLWWSSLSYTQSPQNLVILHLGQLSGPNAVTAAIVAVNGLLAEAWINRRSAENTEERMKFLLSATSAPRRFNYLVSAAALFISLHLIGLGLYSRPLVQKPEAALKVGIVQGNVPNEIKLFREGFRRAIEGYTKGYITLVDRGVDAVLTPEGALPFFQNDIMSSSLVAAVREKKKVAWIGGFYRDGRSYTNSLFTVTDSGVIFSRYGKVKMVPIGEYVPFEEILGGIIDRLSPLKEHQVAGKQNQIFDTPFGRAIVGICYESAFSEHFRRQAVAGGEFILGPSNDAHYSAAMPAQHHAQDIMRAIETDRWAVRATNTGYSAFVDPHGRTLWISGHNTYEVRAETIYRLQSKTLYVLWGDWLTPLLLGVSGLGWFVGYRFW; encoded by the coding sequence ATGGGGTTGACTGTTGCGCCTTTTGGTGCTTGGTTCTTGGCATGGGTTGCCCTAGCCCCCCTATGGGTACTCGTTGTTAATTCTGCACAACGAAACAACCCATCCCCCCCTTCCTCCCTCTCTTCCTCTCTCCCTCTCTCCCTCCCTCTAGCCTGGGGTATTGGTTATCACGGAATCGCGTTGTCTTGGATTACTGGAATTCATCCCATGACTTGGATGGGGGTTCCTTGGTTGGCAAGTTTAGCGATCGCATTATTTTGCTGGACGTTCATTACTTTGTGGGGAGCAGCATTAGTTGCTACTTGGGCAACTTGTTTTTCTTTAATTTTAGATTTTAGATTGCCGATTTTAGATTGGTTTAAAGTTACCTTCAAACGAGAAAATAAAGCCCCCATAGATCGATCCAAAATCCAAAATCCAAAATCTAAAATCCAAAATGGATTTGTTCGCGTTCTTATTGGCACAGCTATCTGGTGTGGATTAGAAGCACTTTGGAGTGCTGGCCCGTTGTGGTGGAGTTCTCTTTCTTACACGCAAAGTCCGCAAAATCTCGTCATTTTACATTTAGGTCAACTATCTGGACCTAATGCAGTGACGGCGGCTATTGTAGCAGTAAACGGTTTGCTTGCAGAAGCATGGATAAACCGCAGAAGCGCAGAGAATACAGAGGAAAGAATGAAATTTCTTCTCTCTGCGACCTCTGCGCCTAGAAGGTTCAATTATTTAGTTTCTGCAGCTGCACTATTTATTTCTCTCCATCTCATTGGTTTGGGTTTATATAGCCGTCCTTTAGTTCAAAAACCAGAAGCCGCGTTAAAAGTGGGGATTGTTCAGGGAAATGTTCCCAATGAAATTAAACTGTTTCGAGAAGGTTTTCGCCGTGCTATTGAAGGTTACACCAAGGGTTATATCACCCTCGTAGATCGAGGTGTTGATGCAGTGCTGACTCCAGAGGGGGCTTTGCCTTTTTTCCAGAACGATATTATGTCGAGTTCTTTAGTAGCTGCGGTGCGGGAAAAAAAGAAAGTTGCTTGGATTGGGGGTTTTTATAGAGATGGACGTAGTTATACAAATAGTTTATTTACAGTTACGGACAGTGGTGTGATTTTTAGTCGCTACGGCAAAGTTAAGATGGTGCCGATTGGGGAATATGTTCCGTTTGAGGAAATTTTGGGTGGTATTATTGATCGTTTGTCACCTTTGAAGGAACACCAGGTGGCGGGGAAGCAAAATCAAATATTTGACACGCCTTTTGGTCGTGCTATTGTTGGGATTTGTTATGAATCGGCTTTTTCAGAACATTTTCGCCGTCAAGCTGTGGCGGGGGGAGAGTTTATACTGGGACCTTCTAATGATGCTCACTACAGTGCGGCTATGCCAGCGCAGCATCACGCACAGGATATTATGCGGGCAATTGAAACTGATAGATGGGCAGTGCGGGCAACAAATACGGGATATTCTGCTTTTGTCGATCCTCACGGTAGAACATTGTGGATATCGGGACACAATACTTACGAAGTTCGTGCAGAAACAATATATCGTCTTCAAAGTAAGACTTTATACGTGCTTTGGGGTGATTGGTTGACGCCGTTATTGTTAGGAGTGAGTGGTTTGGGATGGTTTGTAGGGTATCGGTTTTGGTAA
- the gyrA gene encoding DNA gyrase subunit A, with the protein MTTSQERIIPTDLGNEMSRSYLEYAMSVIVGRALPDARDGLKPVHRRILYAMHELGLTADRPFRKCARVVGEVLGKYHPHGDTAVYDALVRMAQDFSMRSPLIAGHGNFGSIDNDPPAAMRYTECRLQALTSDALLQDIESETVDFVNNFDGSQQEPTVMPARVPQLLLNGSSGIAVGMATNIPPHNLGELIDGLVALIHNPEISDIQLMQYIPGPDFPTGGQILGTGPIKEAYTMGRGSITMRGVAQIETVEQRGRPDREAIIVTELPYQTNKAALIEKIAELVNDKKIEGIADIRDESDRDGMRIVIELKRDAYPRVVLNNLYKQTPIQANFGANMLAIVNGEPQVITLKQFLQVFLDFRIESIIRRTQYELRKAEERDHILQGLLIALSHLDQIINLIRHAPDAPTAKGELITTYGLSEAQADAILQMQLRRLTALEADKIRLEHEELQALITDLRDILARRERILEIIENEIKLLKAKYTTPRRTVISPLEGEIDDRDLIANEKVVILVTEQGYIKRMPVNTFEAQSRATRGKAAAKMKEDDGVEHFLTCCDHDSVLFFSQRGVVYCLKTYQIPVSSRTSRGTPIVQLLPVPKEEKITSIVPVTEFSRDEYLVMLTNGGYIKKTELAAFSNIRANGLIAISLEEGDQLRWVRRAKVEDSVIIGSRRGMAIHFRCNHAQLRPLGRATRGVKAMKLRDKDELVGMDILPAAILATLTTTTDTDTDTEAEILATLNTDTDSEAEIEDVETEELLEVDVNEESVEVAGNGSTEPWVLVITMGGYGKRVPVSQFRLQKRAGQGLMATKFKNRKIKDQLATLHIVNNDDAEIMMVTSRGIIIRQAVNAISIQSRSATGVRVQRLDEDDVITGVAIVPPDTVDATEAE; encoded by the coding sequence ATGACAACCTCTCAGGAGAGGATTATCCCGACCGATCTGGGGAACGAAATGTCCCGGTCTTATTTAGAGTACGCCATGAGCGTGATTGTAGGTCGGGCACTGCCAGATGCCAGGGATGGTCTGAAACCTGTGCATCGTCGTATCCTCTATGCTATGCATGAATTGGGATTGACCGCAGATCGCCCTTTTCGTAAATGCGCTCGTGTAGTAGGGGAAGTATTGGGTAAATATCACCCTCACGGCGACACAGCAGTCTATGACGCTCTAGTGCGGATGGCGCAGGATTTTTCCATGAGATCGCCCTTAATTGCAGGGCATGGAAACTTCGGCTCTATAGATAATGACCCACCTGCGGCAATGCGATACACCGAATGTCGCTTGCAAGCTTTAACGAGTGATGCTTTACTACAAGATATTGAGTCAGAAACCGTCGATTTTGTGAATAACTTCGACGGTTCCCAGCAAGAACCAACTGTCATGCCTGCACGTGTTCCACAGTTGCTGCTCAATGGTTCTTCTGGTATTGCCGTGGGTATGGCAACCAACATTCCCCCTCATAACTTGGGTGAGTTGATTGATGGATTGGTAGCACTGATTCACAATCCAGAAATTAGTGATATTCAATTGATGCAGTATATTCCCGGTCCTGATTTTCCCACAGGTGGTCAGATTTTGGGTACAGGACCAATTAAAGAGGCTTATACTATGGGGCGTGGTTCCATCACCATGCGCGGTGTAGCTCAAATAGAAACCGTAGAACAGAGGGGACGCCCGGATAGAGAAGCAATTATTGTCACCGAATTGCCATACCAAACCAACAAAGCAGCACTGATTGAAAAAATAGCTGAGTTGGTGAATGACAAGAAAATAGAGGGAATTGCAGATATTCGAGATGAAAGCGATCGCGATGGAATGCGAATCGTGATTGAACTCAAGCGCGATGCTTATCCCAGGGTTGTCCTGAACAATCTCTACAAACAAACGCCAATACAAGCCAACTTTGGGGCGAATATGTTGGCGATTGTCAATGGCGAACCTCAGGTTATCACCCTTAAGCAATTTTTGCAAGTCTTCCTAGATTTCCGCATAGAATCCATTATCAGACGCACGCAATATGAACTGCGGAAAGCTGAGGAACGCGACCATATTTTGCAAGGGTTATTGATTGCCCTATCTCACTTAGATCAAATTATTAACTTAATTCGCCATGCACCTGATGCGCCTACAGCAAAAGGAGAGTTAATCACAACCTACGGACTCTCTGAAGCTCAAGCAGATGCGATTTTGCAGATGCAACTGCGGCGTTTGACAGCCTTAGAAGCAGATAAAATTCGCTTGGAACACGAAGAATTACAAGCCCTCATTACTGATTTGCGCGATATTCTCGCACGTCGAGAGCGAATTCTGGAAATTATTGAGAACGAGATTAAGCTGCTCAAAGCGAAATACACAACGCCCCGCCGTACAGTGATTTCGCCTTTGGAAGGGGAAATAGATGACCGGGACTTGATTGCCAATGAAAAGGTTGTCATTTTAGTGACCGAACAAGGCTACATCAAACGGATGCCAGTCAACACCTTTGAAGCGCAAAGCCGTGCGACTAGAGGCAAAGCCGCAGCAAAGATGAAAGAAGATGATGGTGTTGAGCATTTCCTCACTTGCTGCGACCATGACAGTGTTTTATTCTTCAGCCAGCGAGGTGTTGTTTATTGCCTCAAAACTTATCAAATACCCGTGAGTTCTCGTACTAGCAGGGGTACACCAATTGTCCAATTGCTACCCGTTCCTAAAGAGGAAAAAATTACCTCAATAGTTCCGGTTACGGAGTTTAGCCGCGACGAATATTTGGTCATGCTCACCAACGGCGGCTATATCAAGAAAACTGAATTGGCAGCTTTTAGTAATATTCGTGCCAATGGCTTGATTGCGATCTCTTTAGAAGAAGGGGATCAACTCCGTTGGGTGAGAAGGGCAAAAGTGGAAGACAGCGTTATCATTGGTTCGCGTCGGGGTATGGCAATTCACTTTAGATGCAATCACGCACAACTGCGTCCTTTGGGACGGGCGACTCGTGGGGTAAAAGCCATGAAACTGCGCGATAAAGATGAACTGGTAGGGATGGATATTCTTCCAGCAGCTATTCTAGCCACTTTAACTACAACTACAGACACAGATACAGATACAGAAGCTGAAATTCTGGCCACTTTAAATACAGACACAGATTCAGAAGCTGAAATTGAGGATGTCGAAACGGAAGAACTCCTTGAGGTTGATGTGAATGAAGAATCTGTAGAAGTTGCTGGTAACGGCAGTACCGAGCCGTGGGTGTTGGTGATTACAATGGGAGGGTACGGCAAGCGCGTACCGGTTTCCCAGTTCCGCCTGCAAAAGCGTGCCGGTCAGGGTCTTATGGCGACTAAATTCAAAAACCGCAAAATCAAAGACCAACTGGCAACCTTACATATCGTTAACAATGATGATGCGGAGATTATGATGGTCACCAGTCGCGGTATCATCATTCGTCAGGCGGTGAATGCGATTTCAATTCAATCGCGATCGGCAACTGGGGTACGAGTGCAGCGCCTTGACGAAGATGACGTTATCACGGGAGTGGCAATAGTTCCCCCCGATACTGTTGATGCAACCGAAGCAGAGTAA
- a CDS encoding chloride channel protein, translating into MLPDNRPPHGQTQRRTFRQLFGLIKRNPFTISRWVLRWAVVGTVCGLFAGLYWSVLELMIHGLEKFQGWSLLIIMPVAGLAIGLVIHFLGNPGEIAAIVDNIHLQNGRLDARKNPSMILASLLSISAGGSAGPEAPLVQVTGSFGTWVADRLRLEGEDVRSMSLAAMAAGFTALFGAPLGGAIFALEILHHQHIVEYYEALMPAIVSSCASYLVFAAITHLGVAPTWHFPQYHVDSIDDFAIAIVFGIVGVIAGWIFMGIFRACDRIFAQIPGPIYFRTTLAGLGLGILAAVLPLTRYFGHHELEVVLNQSFPAVFLFLLAFAKMASISVTVTGGWRGGFIIPLFFTGACLGKAVASLIPGLNSTLAMICTMAAINAAVTRTPISTTLLLSKLTNSSPFTPILFASLIGFFLAPKVPLIESQLKNQSSEVSYQ; encoded by the coding sequence GTGCTACCAGACAATCGCCCTCCTCACGGACAAACTCAACGCCGGACTTTTCGTCAACTTTTTGGACTGATAAAACGCAATCCCTTCACAATTTCTCGTTGGGTTTTACGCTGGGCGGTTGTGGGGACTGTTTGCGGTTTATTTGCGGGGTTGTATTGGAGTGTACTGGAACTGATGATTCACGGGCTGGAAAAATTTCAAGGTTGGAGTCTGTTAATCATTATGCCAGTCGCTGGTTTAGCGATTGGTTTAGTCATTCACTTTCTTGGCAATCCCGGTGAAATTGCTGCGATCGTTGATAACATCCATCTTCAGAATGGACGCTTGGATGCTCGCAAAAATCCTTCTATGATTCTGGCTTCTTTGCTCAGCATCTCAGCAGGTGGTAGTGCTGGACCGGAAGCGCCACTGGTACAGGTGACAGGTTCTTTTGGGACTTGGGTTGCTGACCGTTTACGACTCGAAGGTGAAGACGTGAGGTCGATGAGTTTAGCTGCAATGGCTGCTGGCTTTACTGCTTTGTTTGGCGCTCCTCTTGGTGGTGCTATATTTGCTTTGGAAATTTTGCATCACCAGCACATTGTTGAGTATTACGAAGCTTTAATGCCTGCTATTGTTTCTAGTTGTGCGAGTTATCTGGTTTTCGCTGCAATTACACATTTGGGAGTTGCGCCAACCTGGCACTTTCCGCAATATCACGTAGACAGTATTGACGATTTTGCTATAGCTATTGTCTTTGGAATTGTGGGAGTTATTGCTGGGTGGATTTTTATGGGGATTTTTCGAGCCTGCGATCGCATTTTTGCCCAAATCCCAGGACCCATTTATTTTCGCACAACACTAGCTGGCTTGGGACTTGGTATTTTAGCGGCTGTCTTACCACTTACCCGTTATTTTGGACATCATGAGTTAGAAGTTGTTCTAAATCAAAGCTTTCCGGCTGTTTTCTTGTTTTTGCTTGCTTTTGCAAAAATGGCATCTATTAGCGTGACTGTCACTGGCGGGTGGCGCGGAGGATTTATCATCCCCCTATTTTTTACAGGAGCTTGTTTGGGTAAAGCTGTGGCTAGCTTAATTCCGGGATTGAATTCCACACTTGCCATGATTTGTACAATGGCGGCTATCAATGCAGCAGTGACGCGAACACCTATCAGTACAACCTTACTACTGTCAAAATTAACCAATTCTAGCCCCTTCACGCCAATTTTGTTTGCCAGTTTGATTGGATTTTTTCTCGCTCCTAAAGTCCCCTTGATTGAATCTCAACTCAAAAATCAATCTTCAGAGGTCAGCTACCAGTAA